One genomic region from Phragmites australis chromosome 1, lpPhrAust1.1, whole genome shotgun sequence encodes:
- the LOC133925320 gene encoding serine/threonine-protein kinase SAPK4-like, giving the protein MEKYEVVRDIGSGNFGVARLMRNRETRELVAVKCIERGHRIDENVYREIINHRSLRHPNIIRFKEVILTPTHLMIVMEFAAGGELFDRICDRGRFSEDEARYFFQQLICGVSYCHYMQICHRDLKLENVLLDGSPAPRLKICDFGYSKSSVLHSRPKSAVGTPAYIAPEVLSRREYDGKLADVWSCGVTLYVMLVGAYPFEDPDDPKNIRKTIQQIMQVQYKIPDYVHISTECRQLIARIFVANPMRRTTMKEIKSHPWFLKNLPRELTETAQAMYYRRDNRVPSYSDQTSEEIMNIVQEARTMPKSSRSGYGWGNECSDEEEEKEEEHIPGENEEEEDEYDSRVKEVHASGELRLDALRI; this is encoded by the exons ATGGAGAAGTACGAGGTGGTGCGGGACATCGGATCGGGCAACTTCGGGGTGGCTCGTCTGATGCGCAACCGCGAGACCCGCGAGCTCGTCGCCGTCAAGTGCATCGAGCGCGGCCACCGG ATCGACGAGAATGTGTACAGGGAGATCATCAACCACCGCTCGCTGCGCCACCCCAACATCATTCGCTTCAAGGAG GTGATACTTACACCAACACACCTTATGATTGTGATGGAGTTTGCAGCAGGCGGGGAGCTCTTTGATCGAATCTGTGATCGTGGGCGGTTTAGTGAGGATGAG GCCCGGTATTTCTTTCAGCAGTTGATCTGTGGCGTGAGCTACTGCCATTACATG CAAATATGCCATAGAGATTTGAAGCTGGAGAATGTTCTCTTGGATGGCAGCCCAGCTCCACGGCTCaaaatatgtgattttggttattCCAAG TCATCAGTATTGCATTCAAGACCCAAATCAGCAGTGGGGACGCCAGCATATATTGCACCAGAGGTGCTATCCCGTCGCGAGTATGATGGAAAG CTTGCAGACGTCTGGTCCTGTGGGGTGACTCTTTATGTCATGCTTGTGGGAGCATACCCGTTTGAAGACCCGGATGACCCCAAGAATATACGTAAGACCATTCAG CAAATAATGCAAGTGCAATACAAGATACCAGATTATGTCCACATATCTACAGAATGCAGACAACTTATTGCCCGTATCTTTGTTGCCAATCCAATGAGG AGAACCACAATGAAGGAAATAAAGAGCCATCCATGGTTCTTGAAGAACCTGCCAAGGGAACTCACGGAGACGGCACAAGCTATGTACTACAGGAGGGATAACAGGGTGCCTTCTTATTCAGACCAAACGTCAGAAGAAATCATGAATATTGTCCAAGAAGCAAGGACTATGCCAAAATCATCTCGGTCGGGCTACGGGTGGGGCAATGAGTGTTCagacgaggaagaagagaaggaagaagaacacaTACCAGGAGAGaacgaggaagaggaagatgaatacGATAGCAGGGTCAAGGAGGTCCATGCAAGCGGAGAACTCCGTCTCGACGCACTACGCATATGA
- the LOC133925300 gene encoding AUGMIN subunit 7-like isoform X2, translating into MASKQMEEIQRKLSVLAYPRANAPAQSLLFAGVERYRLLEWLFFRLLGDRSPFTQQNWQGDSLDRDEENNRIQHLAGIANFLGVTPSVDTEAIQGRGSYEERVDLLRLIVDLVEASCYADNPEWRVDEQLAKDVQLVDSIAEKQAQTFSEEYKLFPADVQIHSVYPLPDIAELELKLSEFTKKMSNLQQMVQELASKIFQHRLADAMTAGAGGVGHLRGKGK; encoded by the exons ATGGCGTCGAAGCAGATGGAGGAGATCCAGCGGAAGCTGTCCGTGCTCGCCTACCCGCGCGCCAACGCCCCCGCGCAGTCCCTCCTCTTCGCTGGCGTCGAGCGCTACCGCCTCCTCGAGTGGCTATTCTTCCG GCTCCTAGGCGACAGATCGCCGTTCACGCAGCAGAACTGGCAGGGGGACAGCCTCGACCGCGACGAGGAGAACAACAGAATCCAAC ACTTAGCGGGGATAGCGAATTTTCTAGGCGTCACGCCTTCGGTTGACACCGAAGCGATTCAG GGTAGAGGCAGCTATGAGGAGCGGGTGGATCTGCTCCGTCTCATTGTCGATCTAGTGGAAGCTAGTTGCTACGCTGACAATCCAGAATGGAG AGTTGATGAGCAATTGGCAAAGGATGTGCAACTTGTAGATTCAATCGCGGAGAAACAGGCCCAAACTTTTTCAGAGGAGTACAAGCTCTTTCCTGCAGATGTTCAAATCCACTCAGTTTACCCCTT ACCTGATATAGCAGAACTGGAGTTGAAGCTCTCTGAATTTACCAAAAAGATGTCAAATTTGCAACAAATGGTTCAAGAGTTGGCATCTAAG ATCTTCCAACATCGTCTCGCCGATGCAATGACAGCTGGGGCTGGAGGCGTCGGGCACCTGAGGGGCAAGGGCAAGTAG
- the LOC133925314 gene encoding photosystem II 22 kDa protein 1, chloroplastic-like — protein sequence MARFMLMSTSVNGGRALPSPQAVRPAPYPRLALPSGYRHAKSVSVKTLALFGKSKAKAAPAKAAAPKLKVEDGIFGTSGGIGFTKENELFVGRVAMLGFAASLLGEAITGKGILAQLNLETGIPIYEAEPLLLFFILFTLLGAIGALGDRGSFVDEVTGLDKAVIPPGKGFRSALGLSEGGPLFGFTKSNELFVGRLAQLGVAFSIIGEIITGKGALAQLNIETGVPINEIEPLVLFNVLFFFIAAINPGSGKFVTSDDEE from the exons ATGGCACGGTTCATGCTCATGTCCACGAGCGTGAACGGCGGCCGCGCGCTGCCGTCGCCGCAGGCCGTCCGGCCGGCGCCGTACCCGCGGCTGGCGCTGCCGTCGGGCTACAGGCACGCCAAGTCCGTCTCCGTCAAGACCCTGGCCCTGTTCGGCAAGTCCAAGGCCAAGGCCGCGCCGGCGAAG GCTGCTGCGCCCAAGTTGAAGGTTGAGGACGGTATCTTCGGCACGTCCGGCGGGATCGGCTTCACCAAGGAGAACGAGCTGTTCGTCGGCCGTGTTGCCATGCTTGGCTTTGCC GCATCGCTACTTGGAGAGGCCATCACCGGGAAGGGCATCCTGGCCCAGCTGAACCTTGAGACGGGCATCCCCATCTACGAGGCGgagcccctcctcctcttcttcatcctcttcaCCCTCCTCGGCGCCATCGGCGCTCTCGGCGACCGTGGCAGCTTCGTCGACGAGGTCACAGGCCTCGACAAGGCCGTCATCCCCCCTGGCAAGGGCTTCCGCTCAGCCCTCGGCCTCAGCGAGGGAG GGCCGCTGTTTGGGTTCACCAAGTCGAACGAGCTGTTCGTGGGGCGGCTGGCGCAGCTGGGTGTGGCCTTCTCCATCATCGGTGAGATCATCACGGGCAAAGGTGCGCTGGCGCAGCTCAACATCGAGACCGGCGTGCCCATCAACGAGATCGAGCCGCTCGTCCTCTTCAAcgtcctcttcttcttcatcgccGCCATCAACCCCGGCAGCGGCAAGTTCGTCACCAGCGACGACGAGGAGTAG
- the LOC133925300 gene encoding AUGMIN subunit 7-like isoform X1: MASKQMEEIQRKLSVLAYPRANAPAQSLLFAGVERYRLLEWLFFRLLGDRSPFTQQNWQGDSLDRDEENNRIQHLAGIANFLGVTPSVDTEAIQGRGSYEERVDLLRLIVDLVEASCYADNPEWRVDEQLAKDVQLVDSIAEKQAQTFSEEYKLFPADVQIHSVYPLPDIAELELKLSEFTKKMSNLQQMVQELASKVLQDRKLHNKSLSQRCFLFVGSYLSKILKK, from the exons ATGGCGTCGAAGCAGATGGAGGAGATCCAGCGGAAGCTGTCCGTGCTCGCCTACCCGCGCGCCAACGCCCCCGCGCAGTCCCTCCTCTTCGCTGGCGTCGAGCGCTACCGCCTCCTCGAGTGGCTATTCTTCCG GCTCCTAGGCGACAGATCGCCGTTCACGCAGCAGAACTGGCAGGGGGACAGCCTCGACCGCGACGAGGAGAACAACAGAATCCAAC ACTTAGCGGGGATAGCGAATTTTCTAGGCGTCACGCCTTCGGTTGACACCGAAGCGATTCAG GGTAGAGGCAGCTATGAGGAGCGGGTGGATCTGCTCCGTCTCATTGTCGATCTAGTGGAAGCTAGTTGCTACGCTGACAATCCAGAATGGAG AGTTGATGAGCAATTGGCAAAGGATGTGCAACTTGTAGATTCAATCGCGGAGAAACAGGCCCAAACTTTTTCAGAGGAGTACAAGCTCTTTCCTGCAGATGTTCAAATCCACTCAGTTTACCCCTT ACCTGATATAGCAGAACTGGAGTTGAAGCTCTCTGAATTTACCAAAAAGATGTCAAATTTGCAACAAATGGTTCAAGAGTTGGCATCTAAGGTATTACAAGATAGAAAGTTGCATAATAAAAGTTTAAGTCAGCGCTGCTTCCTGTTTGTTGGTTCCTATTTGagcaaaatcttaaaaaaataa
- the LOC133925290 gene encoding uncharacterized protein LOC133925290, whose amino-acid sequence MRPHRTGGASGGGDTSAFFAVTLVLWAVSVGFEIGVRGRRELAPVAAGFAFFQAANAAVRAAVSRDPLFVNTAVSLLHSSLTSVSIIFVLVNQWRSKGLENMFEHEELFGGSWIGAYSALCFSCGYFAYDQLDMLRYRLYSGWISGILMHHLILLICFTLALYRNVTINYLILSLVCELHSIFLHVRKVRRMAGFRDFNRKIVKLEWVLNWATFVTARVICHILITYKLITDAHKFGKGIELPLALFGMAGMNLLNIFLGLDLFKAYARERNQQRHQD is encoded by the exons ATGCGGCCCCACCGCACCGGAGGGGCCTCGGGCGGCGGCGACACGAGCGCGTTCTTCGCGGTGACGCTGGTGCTGTGGGCGGTGTCGGTGGGGTTTGAGATCGGCGTGCGGGGGCGACGCGAGCTGGCGCCCGTGGCCGCCGGGTTCGCCTTCTTCCAGGCCGCCAACGCCGCGGTCCGCGCCGCGGTCTCACGCGACCCCCTCTTCGTCAACACCGCCGTCTCTCTCCTCCACTCCTCCCTCACCTCCGTCTCCA TTATCTTTGTTCTCGTCAACCAATGGCGTAGTAAGGGCCTTGAGAACATGTTTGAGCATGAAGAACTATTTGGTGGCAGTTGGATTGGAGCATATTCTGCTCTGTGCTTCTCTTGTGGCTACTTTGCATACGACCAATTGGACATGCTCCGTTACCGTCTATACAGTGGATGGATTTCTGGAATTCTCATGCATCACCTGATTCTGCTAATTTGCTTTACGCTAGCTCTCTATAGGAATGTCACAATCAACTACCTAATTCTCTCTCTTGTATGCGAG CTGCACTCCATATTTTTGCATGTAAGGAAAGTGAGGCGAATGGCTGGATTTCGTGATTTCAACAGAAAAATTGTGAAGCTGGAATGGGTACTCAACTGGGCTACCTTTGTGACAGCAAGGGTGATATGCCATATATTGATTACATATAAACTGATCACTGATGCCCACAAGTTTGGTAAGGGCATTGAGCTTCCATTAGCTCTTTTTGGTATGGCAGGGATGAATCTGCTCAACATATTTTTAGGGCTCGATCTATTTAAAGCGTATGCACGAGAAAGaaatcagcagaggcatcagGACTGA